Proteins from a single region of Hordeum vulgare subsp. vulgare chromosome 6H, MorexV3_pseudomolecules_assembly, whole genome shotgun sequence:
- the LOC123404977 gene encoding uncharacterized protein LOC123404977, which yields MEGEMTSRRRRPRSTAATPLEDEDLLSEVLLRLPPQPSSLPHASLVCNPWRSLVSDPGFVDRFRLHHRRNAPLLGFFGISSSLRHIDFVPTMDSPNRVPQFSFSLPGEGYGALLGCRDGLVLTLRLPWTCPRETPEASWRPVLVWDPVSGNQHRISLPPTSDDAKISWWISGAVLRCAGLVHFQVVLLVADEETQNRRLLAWIYSSETGEWGAPTSTLLPSWNVLRYTAERAVLAGNSLYWILAGSPSGIVQFDLDRETLAVIPVPRQLHMIPESHYSILRADEGGLGFIMLLKWDYKAVLYNWKTDSDGVCSWVIVRIIELDKLLSLNAEKKYALLLENQSKEGTGILGFAEINNVILLKTFVGMFMLQLDSLQLKKLPSTHERIFDVHDFWHAFECVYPAGFGGGREHGGAELLQNA from the exons ATGGAGGGCGAGAtgacgagccgccgccgccgcccccgctcGACGGCGGCGACGCCGCTGGAGGACGAGGACCTGCTCTCCGaggtcctcctccgcctcccgccTCAGCCGTCCTCCCTCCCGCACGCCTCCCTCGTGTGCAATCCATGGCGCAGCCTCGTCTCGGATCCGGGCTTCGTCGACCGCTTccgcctccaccaccgccgtAACGCCCCCCTTCTCGGTTTCTTCGGTATTAGTTCAAGTCTTCGCCACATCGACTTCGTACCCACCATGGATTCTCCCAATCGTGTCCCCCAGTTCAGCTTCTCTTTGCCCGGCGAAGGCTACGGCGCGCTCCTTGGATGCCGCGATGGTCTCGTCCTCACTCTCCGCTTACCCTGGACGTGCCCCCGGGAAACACCAGAGGCATCGTGGCGTCCGGTCCTGGTGTGGGATCCTGTCAGCGGCAACCAGCACCGCATTTCCCTACCCCCGACCTCCGATGATGCTAAGATCTCGTGGTGGATCAGTGGGGCGGTGCTTCGCTGTGCCGGATTAGTCCACTTCCAGGTTGTCTTGCTGGTGGCAGACGAGGAAACACAAAATAGAAGATTGCTCGCCTGGATTTACTCGTCCGAGACCGGTGAATGGGGTGCTCCCACCTCGACACTGCTTCCATCGTGGAACGTCTTACGATATACAGCCGAGCGCGCTGTGCTGGCTGGGAATTCCCTTTACTGGATCCTTGCTGGTAGTCCATCAGGCATCGTTCAGTTTGATTTGGATAGGGAGACACTCGCCGTGATACCCGTTCCGCGCCAGTTGCATATGATCCCCGAGAGCCACTACTCTATTTTGCGGGCAGATGAGGGCGGGCTTGGTTTCATCATGCTGTTGAAGTGGGACTACAAAGCCGTGTTATACAACTGGAAGACAGATTCTGATGGTGTTTGTTCATGGGTGATCGTAAGAATCATTGAGCTGGACAAGCTACTTTCTCTGAATGCAGAGAAGAAGTATGCGCTACTTCTTGAGAATCAAAGTAAGGAGGGCACAGGGATACTAGGGTTTGCTGAGATCAACAATGTGATACTTCTGAAGACGTTTGTTGGCATGTTTATGCTTCAGCTTGACTCATTGCAATTAAAGAAACTTCCCAGTACCCACGAGCGCATCTTTGACGTGCATGACTTCTGGCATGCATTCGAATGTGTCTATCCTGCAG GCTTTGGTGGTGGACGTGAACATGGTGGAGCAGAATTATTGCAGAATGCATAA